In a single window of the Pseudomonas entomophila genome:
- a CDS encoding FadR/GntR family transcriptional regulator, with translation MLELQRPDTLVERVVSAIRGEIDAGRLAAESRLPTEQQLAEQLNVSRSVVREAVAQLKADGVLIARRGLGSYISQTPSGTVFRFPGSQGRTPDLVQMFEMRLWIETQAAAIAARRRDDDDLARMAAALQTMEDPRNDFATASAADVAFHRAIAEASKNDYFVAFHDFLGGQLAAARRTAWENSATPSVGGAADALREHRVLYLAIADGDRLAAAACAEAHLRASAKRLKLDLPALD, from the coding sequence ATGCTCGAGCTTCAGCGCCCCGACACCCTCGTCGAACGGGTCGTCAGCGCCATCCGCGGCGAAATCGATGCCGGCCGCCTGGCCGCCGAATCGCGCCTGCCCACCGAACAGCAACTGGCCGAACAGCTGAACGTCAGCCGCTCGGTGGTGCGCGAAGCCGTGGCGCAGCTCAAGGCCGACGGCGTGCTGATCGCCCGCCGCGGGCTCGGCTCGTACATCTCGCAGACACCCAGCGGCACCGTGTTCCGCTTCCCCGGCAGCCAGGGGCGCACGCCGGACCTGGTGCAGATGTTCGAGATGCGCCTGTGGATCGAGACCCAGGCCGCTGCCATCGCCGCCCGCCGCCGCGACGACGATGACCTCGCGCGCATGGCCGCCGCCCTGCAGACCATGGAAGACCCACGCAACGACTTCGCCACCGCCTCGGCCGCCGACGTGGCCTTCCACCGCGCCATCGCCGAAGCCAGCAAGAACGACTACTTCGTCGCCTTCCACGATTTCCTCGGCGGCCAGCTGGCCGCCGCGCGCCGTACTGCCTGGGAAAACTCCGCCACCCCATCGGTGGGGGGGGCGGCCGATGCCCTGCGCGAGCACCGGGTACTGTACCTGGCCATCGCCGACGGCGACCGGCTGGCGGCTGCGGCCTGCGCCGAAGCCCACCTGCGCGCCTCGGCCAAACGCCTGAAACTCGACCTCCCCGCCCTCGACTGA
- a CDS encoding AAA family ATPase, translated as MEHREALIALRTFLSSQILGQEKLVERLLIVLLADGHMLVEGAPGLAKTKAIKELAEGIEAQFHRIQFTPDLLPADITGTEIYRPETGSFVFQQGPIFHNLVLADEINRAPAKVQSALLEAMAERQVSVGRSTYELSPLFLVMATQNPIEQEGTYPLPEAQLDRFLMHVKIGFPDAAVERRILLQARGEALGGEVKPERRVSQQAIFAARKEILGLYMADAVEEYLVQLVMATRTPAKFDSELADWIAYGASPRGSIALDRCARAHAWLAGRDFVSPEDIQAVLFDVLRHRIILSFEAEAAGVDQDRVVQRILDVVAVA; from the coding sequence ATGGAACACCGTGAGGCGCTGATCGCGCTGCGCACCTTTCTCTCTTCCCAGATCCTCGGCCAGGAGAAACTGGTCGAGCGCCTGCTGATCGTGCTCCTGGCCGACGGCCACATGCTGGTCGAAGGCGCACCGGGCCTGGCCAAGACCAAGGCCATCAAAGAGCTCGCCGAGGGTATCGAGGCGCAGTTCCATCGCATCCAGTTCACCCCCGACCTGCTGCCCGCCGACATCACCGGCACCGAAATCTACCGCCCGGAAACCGGCAGCTTCGTGTTCCAGCAGGGGCCGATCTTCCACAACCTGGTGCTGGCCGACGAAATCAACCGTGCCCCCGCCAAAGTGCAGTCGGCGCTGCTCGAGGCCATGGCCGAGCGCCAGGTCAGCGTCGGGCGCAGCACCTACGAGCTGTCGCCGCTGTTCCTGGTGATGGCCACGCAGAACCCAATCGAGCAGGAAGGCACCTACCCGCTGCCCGAGGCCCAGCTCGACCGTTTCCTCATGCACGTGAAAATCGGCTTCCCTGACGCCGCAGTGGAACGGCGCATCCTCCTGCAAGCGCGGGGCGAGGCACTGGGTGGCGAGGTGAAGCCGGAGCGTCGGGTCAGCCAGCAGGCGATCTTCGCCGCGCGTAAGGAGATCCTCGGCCTGTACATGGCCGATGCGGTGGAGGAATACCTGGTGCAACTGGTGATGGCCACCCGCACCCCGGCCAAGTTCGACAGCGAACTGGCCGACTGGATCGCCTACGGCGCCAGCCCGCGCGGTTCGATCGCCCTGGATCGCTGCGCGCGCGCCCACGCCTGGCTGGCCGGGCGCGACTTCGTCAGCCCCGAGGATATCCAGGCGGTGCTGTTCGACGTGCTGCGCCACCGCATCATCCTCTCGTTCGAGGCCGAGGCCGCAGGGGTCGACCAGGACCGGGTGGTCCAGCGCATCCTCGACGTCGTGGCCGTCGCCTGA
- a CDS encoding MFS transporter produces the protein MSVHEAALAATETPEQQRKRLRKVAAATIFGSMLEWYDFYLYATMAAIVFSKIFFDPSNPAVASLLAFSTFAIGFIARPFGGVLFGYLGDRFGRKQVLVITFCMMGVCTALIGLIPGYATIGIWAPILLVVIRIIQGLGAGAELSGAAVTSYEHASEGKRGSQGAWPALGLNLGLLLSSLTVYLLTMNGNEFLLAGGWRIPFIASIVLVAVGLWVRKSIPETPDFKELDKADDTPQVSPLKLLFRNDLKGLAVVFFVAVGYNALSYIFKTFSLAYLTQFKGVEAHVTSLSVTLASLVAIFAVPFFGWLCDRWSSKTVLMLGGVLSALFAFPFLQLLSTGEPTLIYVAIAVGTGILAPMMFAPQGSFLSRQFPTQTRSSGFGTGREIGTAVAGGLAPLGGLALVAGSATHSTDGVALILAVAGVLVVVFACFDQGWRHSKAKN, from the coding sequence ATGTCGGTACACGAGGCGGCCCTGGCCGCGACCGAAACGCCCGAACAACAACGCAAGCGCCTGCGCAAGGTGGCGGCGGCGACCATCTTCGGCTCGATGCTGGAGTGGTACGACTTCTACCTCTACGCCACCATGGCAGCGATCGTCTTCTCGAAGATCTTCTTCGACCCGAGCAACCCGGCGGTGGCCTCGCTGCTGGCGTTCTCCACCTTCGCCATCGGCTTCATCGCCCGCCCCTTCGGCGGCGTGCTGTTCGGCTACCTGGGCGACCGTTTCGGGCGCAAGCAAGTACTGGTGATCACCTTCTGCATGATGGGCGTGTGCACCGCGCTGATCGGGTTGATCCCGGGTTACGCCACCATTGGCATCTGGGCGCCGATCCTGCTGGTGGTCATCCGCATCATCCAGGGCCTGGGCGCCGGCGCCGAACTGTCCGGCGCGGCGGTGACCTCCTACGAGCACGCCAGCGAAGGCAAGCGCGGCAGCCAGGGTGCCTGGCCGGCGCTGGGGCTGAACCTGGGCCTGCTGCTGTCGTCGCTGACCGTGTACCTGCTGACCATGAACGGCAACGAGTTCCTGCTCGCCGGTGGCTGGCGCATCCCGTTCATCGCCAGCATCGTCCTGGTGGCCGTGGGGCTGTGGGTGCGCAAGAGCATTCCCGAGACCCCGGACTTCAAGGAGCTGGACAAGGCCGACGACACGCCGCAGGTGTCGCCGCTCAAGCTGCTGTTCAGGAACGACCTCAAGGGCCTGGCCGTGGTGTTCTTCGTGGCCGTGGGCTATAACGCCCTGAGCTACATCTTCAAGACCTTCTCGTTGGCGTACCTGACCCAGTTCAAGGGCGTCGAGGCCCATGTCACCTCACTGTCGGTGACCCTGGCCAGCCTGGTGGCGATCTTCGCCGTGCCGTTCTTCGGCTGGCTGTGCGACAGGTGGAGCAGCAAGACCGTGTTGATGCTGGGCGGGGTGTTGTCGGCGCTGTTCGCGTTCCCGTTCCTGCAACTGCTGTCGACCGGCGAGCCGACGCTGATCTACGTGGCCATCGCCGTGGGCACCGGGATCCTGGCGCCGATGATGTTCGCCCCGCAGGGGTCGTTCCTCAGCCGGCAGTTCCCGACCCAGACACGTTCGTCCGGCTTCGGCACCGGGCGCGAGATCGGCACAGCCGTGGCCGGCGGCCTGGCGCCGCTGGGTGGTCTGGCACTGGTGGCCGGCTCGGCGACCCACTCCACCGATGGCGTGGCGTTGATCCTGGCGGTGGCCGGGGTGCTGGTGGTGGTGTTCGCGTGCTTTGACCAAGGGTGGCGGCATTCGAAGGCGAAGAACTGA
- a CDS encoding DUF4381 domain-containing protein, translating to MSPLDQLQPLVAPPAIGLWPPAPGWWLLLALLPLLAWGAWRLRRWRPGKRKMVRAEQPLDPLRIEALAELARLPRPYDGAPAGAWLQQINALLKRLCRIHYPGANSHTLNGRQWLAFLDNRCPAAGLTRWMVLVEGAYKPECKLDDKAIAGLAQAVETWIRKHV from the coding sequence ATGAGCCCGCTGGATCAGTTGCAACCGCTGGTCGCTCCGCCCGCCATCGGCCTCTGGCCCCCGGCGCCCGGCTGGTGGCTGCTGCTCGCCCTGCTGCCGCTGCTGGCGTGGGGAGCATGGCGCCTGCGCCGCTGGCGCCCAGGCAAGCGCAAAATGGTGCGGGCCGAGCAACCGCTGGACCCGCTGCGCATCGAAGCCCTCGCCGAGCTGGCGCGCCTGCCGCGCCCCTACGACGGCGCCCCGGCCGGCGCCTGGTTGCAGCAGATCAACGCCCTGCTCAAGCGCCTGTGCCGCATCCACTACCCCGGCGCCAACAGCCATACGCTGAACGGCCGCCAGTGGCTGGCGTTTCTCGACAACCGCTGCCCGGCTGCCGGCCTGACCCGTTGGATGGTACTGGTCGAAGGCGCCTACAAACCCGAGTGCAAGCTCGACGACAAGGCCATCGCCGGGC
- a CDS encoding DUF6531 domain-containing protein: MSATPAVPAPSEREIQIAIAPLDTLLSEDLGAAAASVDHWLREISYGLVDLQLLRQAAESVPLMANALSCMDALIDILELVENPSPDPLLWVSLGINLIGIVPYPPGLSRARTVLRPVLQLTRQTLRRRPGAHIGAVILEIIDGHLHANIRGALEHYVREALAQLPAMLSAAADTARLLFTSLAKTLAAAARGKLDAASSHRLARAQMAQVALYDSALETDAWRLALSALANATEGSLKDGYNSVARHFKGELDTLLGPLIRTLEDLAKVVPRRLEALGSAGMENSIAWLLTRLLETVLANPRRPGMAVAIRPGVTHQARHVHAEGPTEVVRSQVRANKQPKPEKNGPCACTGFSIGHVLGDETLAHQDFALSGPFPVNWTRVYNSRLAKLDDGSLGARWITEFTTCLDVVDKGVVFHDSDGRSHDYPLPKVGKPHYDPIEYLSLVARNAGDPRRYNVAMREMLAYAKCQKMLTK, translated from the coding sequence TTGTCTGCTACACCCGCCGTTCCCGCGCCCAGCGAGCGCGAAATCCAGATCGCCATCGCTCCCCTCGACACTCTCCTCAGCGAAGACCTCGGCGCCGCCGCCGCTTCCGTCGACCACTGGCTGCGGGAAATCAGCTACGGCCTGGTCGACCTGCAACTGCTGCGCCAGGCCGCCGAAAGTGTGCCGCTGATGGCCAACGCCCTGTCCTGCATGGACGCGCTGATCGACATCCTCGAACTGGTCGAAAACCCTTCCCCCGACCCGCTGCTGTGGGTCAGCCTGGGCATCAACCTGATCGGTATCGTCCCCTATCCGCCTGGCCTATCCCGGGCCCGCACGGTGCTGCGCCCGGTGCTGCAGCTGACCCGCCAGACCCTGCGCCGCCGCCCCGGCGCGCACATCGGCGCGGTGATCCTGGAGATCATCGACGGCCACCTGCACGCCAATATCCGCGGTGCCCTGGAGCATTACGTGCGCGAGGCCCTGGCTCAGCTGCCGGCCATGCTCAGTGCCGCTGCCGACACCGCACGCCTGTTGTTTACTTCCTTGGCCAAGACCCTTGCCGCCGCCGCCCGTGGCAAGCTGGATGCCGCCAGCAGCCACCGCCTGGCCCGCGCGCAGATGGCCCAGGTGGCGCTGTACGACTCAGCCTTGGAGACCGACGCCTGGCGCCTGGCCCTGTCGGCCCTGGCCAACGCCACCGAGGGCAGCCTCAAGGACGGTTACAACAGCGTCGCCCGCCACTTCAAGGGCGAGCTGGACACTCTGCTCGGGCCACTGATCCGCACCCTCGAAGACCTGGCCAAGGTCGTGCCCCGGCGCCTGGAAGCGCTGGGCAGCGCTGGTATGGAAAACAGCATCGCCTGGCTGCTGACCCGCCTGCTCGAGACCGTGCTGGCCAACCCGCGCCGCCCGGGCATGGCCGTCGCCATCCGCCCCGGCGTTACTCATCAGGCCCGGCATGTTCATGCGGAAGGGCCGACCGAGGTGGTACGCAGCCAGGTCCGCGCCAACAAGCAGCCCAAGCCCGAGAAGAACGGCCCCTGCGCCTGCACCGGCTTCAGCATCGGCCATGTGCTCGGTGACGAGACGCTGGCCCACCAGGATTTCGCGCTGTCCGGGCCGTTCCCGGTCAACTGGACGCGGGTGTACAACTCGCGGCTGGCCAAGCTGGACGACGGCAGCCTCGGCGCCCGCTGGATCACCGAGTTCACCACCTGCCTCGATGTCGTGGACAAGGGCGTGGTGTTCCACGACAGCGACGGCCGCAGCCACGACTACCCGCTGCCCAAGGTCGGTAAGCCGCACTATGACCCGATCGAGTACCTCAGCCTGGTAGCACGTAACGCTGGAGATCCGCGCCGGTACAATGTCGCAATGCGAGAGATGCTTGCATATGCAAAGTGTCAGAAAATGCTGACAAAGTGA
- a CDS encoding DUF7716 domain-containing protein, whose translation MMKLKTLESVLADIDNQPWDFALYMPHGAPWNKDTLCAALDPDDFENEPNPDRPKFALDNDLYYALGIDIIQSIIENAKAQRPRANAFELADAFVYYYDNDTYIDLFQSNKG comes from the coding sequence ATGATGAAGCTCAAAACACTCGAATCCGTGCTTGCAGACATCGACAACCAACCGTGGGACTTCGCGCTTTACATGCCTCATGGAGCCCCTTGGAACAAGGATACACTTTGTGCCGCACTTGATCCCGATGACTTCGAAAACGAGCCGAACCCTGACAGGCCAAAATTCGCACTGGACAATGACCTGTATTATGCGCTCGGCATCGATATCATACAAAGCATTATCGAAAATGCCAAAGCACAACGACCACGGGCGAACGCTTTCGAATTAGCAGATGCATTTGTTTACTACTATGACAATGATACTTACATAGACTTATTCCAAAGCAATAAAGGATAA
- the lhgO gene encoding L-2-hydroxyglutarate oxidase, with protein MTYDYCIIGGGIVGLATAMALLEQRPGASLLLLEKEASLGRHQTGHNSGVIHAGIYYAPGSLKANLCKRGAQATKDFCNEHDIAFEVCGKLLVASNDLEVQRMQALYERSQQNGLKVERLDAGALREREPNIVGKGALFLDATGIVDYKQVCDAMAKVIQRAGGELRLSTTVRAIQEHADHVAVTSDSHTWRARQLVACAGLQSDRLARLAGVRIDHQIIPFRGEYYRLPASKNQIVNHLIYPIPDPELPFLGVHLTRMIDGSVTVGPNAVLGFGRENYRKFSVNWRDVAEYVRFPGFWKTLWNNLGSGTTEMKNSLFKRGYLEQCRKYCPSLEVEDLLPCEAGIRAQAVLRDGALVHDFLFAETPRMVHVCNAPSPAATSAIPIGQMIAEKILKAR; from the coding sequence ATGACCTACGACTACTGCATCATCGGCGGCGGCATCGTCGGCCTCGCCACCGCCATGGCCCTGCTCGAGCAACGCCCCGGCGCCTCGCTGCTGCTCCTTGAGAAAGAGGCCAGCCTCGGCCGCCACCAGACCGGCCACAACAGCGGCGTGATCCACGCCGGTATCTACTACGCCCCCGGCAGCCTCAAGGCCAACCTGTGCAAGCGCGGCGCCCAGGCCACCAAGGACTTCTGCAACGAGCACGACATCGCCTTCGAGGTATGCGGCAAGCTGCTGGTGGCTTCCAACGATCTGGAAGTGCAGCGCATGCAGGCGCTGTATGAGCGTTCGCAGCAGAATGGCTTGAAGGTCGAGCGCCTGGATGCCGGCGCACTGCGCGAGCGGGAGCCGAACATCGTCGGCAAGGGCGCGCTGTTCCTCGATGCCACCGGCATCGTCGATTACAAACAGGTGTGCGACGCCATGGCCAAGGTGATCCAGCGGGCCGGTGGCGAGCTGCGCCTGTCCACCACGGTGCGCGCCATCCAGGAGCATGCCGACCACGTAGCCGTCACCAGCGACAGCCATACCTGGCGCGCCCGCCAGCTAGTGGCCTGCGCCGGTTTGCAGTCCGACCGCCTGGCGCGCCTGGCCGGGGTCAGGATCGACCACCAGATCATCCCCTTCCGTGGCGAGTACTACCGCCTGCCGGCGAGCAAGAACCAGATCGTCAACCACCTGATCTACCCGATTCCCGACCCGGAGCTGCCGTTCCTCGGCGTGCACCTGACACGGATGATCGACGGCAGCGTCACCGTCGGCCCCAACGCGGTGCTGGGTTTCGGCCGGGAGAACTACCGAAAGTTCTCGGTGAACTGGCGCGATGTCGCCGAGTACGTGCGCTTCCCCGGTTTCTGGAAAACCCTGTGGAACAACCTGGGCTCCGGCACCACCGAGATGAAGAACTCGCTGTTCAAGCGCGGCTACCTGGAGCAGTGCCGCAAGTACTGCCCGTCGCTCGAGGTCGAGGACCTGCTGCCCTGCGAGGCCGGCATCCGCGCCCAGGCGGTGCTGCGCGACGGCGCCCTGGTGCACGATTTCCTGTTCGCCGAGACCCCGCGCATGGTCCATGTCTGCAATGCCCCATCGCCGGCCGCCACCTCGGCCATCCCCATCGGCCAAATGATCGCCGAGAAGATCCTCAAGGCCCGCTGA
- a CDS encoding DUF58 domain-containing protein: MPITHLAEHGIRIGLSELIDMRHRVREIQLFSRPGQRSPLVGLHHSKLRGRGVDFDQVRVYQAGDDVRNIDWRVTARTQEPHTKLFHEERERPIFIMVEQSQRLFFGSGLLFKSVLAAQAAALFGWAALGHNDRIGGLVFGDNEHHEVKPRRSKQSLLQLLNRLAKVNQGLHTEAVPHPDSLGLALRRAREVLRPGSLAIVICDERALSASVEQHLAMLSRHCDVLLMPVSDPLDHALPAAGLLRFAQRSAQLELDTLDANLRQAYRQQAEARIERWELLAQKLRVVLMPLSTQSEMIEQLREYLNAQRPGNTK, encoded by the coding sequence ATGCCCATCACACACCTGGCCGAGCACGGCATCCGCATCGGCCTGTCCGAGCTGATCGACATGCGTCACCGCGTGCGCGAGATCCAGCTGTTCTCCCGCCCCGGCCAGCGCAGCCCGCTGGTGGGCCTGCACCACTCCAAGCTGCGCGGGCGCGGGGTGGACTTCGACCAGGTGCGGGTCTACCAGGCCGGCGACGATGTGCGCAACATCGACTGGCGCGTCACCGCGCGCACCCAGGAACCCCACACCAAGCTATTCCACGAAGAACGCGAGCGGCCGATCTTCATCATGGTCGAGCAGAGCCAGCGGCTGTTCTTCGGTTCGGGGCTGCTGTTCAAGTCGGTGCTCGCGGCCCAGGCCGCAGCGCTGTTCGGCTGGGCCGCGCTGGGCCACAACGATCGCATCGGCGGCCTGGTGTTCGGCGACAACGAGCACCACGAGGTCAAGCCGCGGCGCAGCAAGCAGAGCCTGCTGCAGTTGCTCAACCGCCTGGCCAAGGTCAACCAGGGGCTGCACACCGAAGCGGTGCCGCACCCCGACAGCCTCGGCCTGGCCCTGCGCCGGGCGCGGGAGGTGCTGCGCCCGGGCAGCCTGGCCATCGTCATCTGCGATGAGCGCGCCCTCAGTGCCAGCGTCGAGCAGCACCTGGCGATGCTGTCGCGCCATTGCGACGTGCTGCTGATGCCGGTCAGCGACCCGCTCGACCACGCCCTGCCCGCCGCCGGCCTGCTGCGCTTCGCCCAGCGCAGCGCGCAACTGGAACTCGACACCCTGGACGCCAACCTGCGCCAGGCCTACCGTCAGCAGGCAGAGGCGCGCATCGAGCGCTGGGAGCTGCTGGCGCAGAAGCTGCGCGTGGTGCTGATGCCGCTGAGCACCCAGAGCGAGATGATCGAGCAACTGCGCGAGTACCTGAACGCCCAGCGCCCGGGGAACACCAAATGA